In one Brassica oleracea var. oleracea cultivar TO1000 chromosome C9, BOL, whole genome shotgun sequence genomic region, the following are encoded:
- the LOC106318897 gene encoding superkiller viralicidic activity 2-like 2 → MGSVKRKSVEESSDCAPPQKLQREDDDSTQIINEELVGCVHDVSFPENYLPPAPSAQGDNKPPAKEFPFTLDSFQSEAIKCLDNGESVMVSAHTSAGKTVVASYAIAMSLRENQRVIYTSPIKALSNQKYRDFKEEFSDVGLMTGDVTIDPNASCLVMTTEILRSMQYKGSEVMREVAWIIFDEVHYMRDSERGVVWEESIVMAPKNSRFVFLSATVPNAKEFADWVAKVHKQPCHIVYTDYRPTPLQHYVFPAGGSGLYLVVDEKATFHEDSFQKSLNALVPANDADKKRENGKSHKGLMLGKLGEESDIFKLVKMIIQRQYDPVILFSFSKKECEALAMQMSKMDLNSDDEKDSVETIFTSAIDMLSDDDKKLPQVSNILPILKRGIGVHHSGLLPILKEVIEILFQEGLIKCLFATETFSIGLNMPAKTVVFTNVRKFDGDKFRWLSSGEYIQMSGRAGRRGIDKRGICILMVDEKMEPAVAKSMLKGSADSLNSAFHLSYNMLLNQLRSEDGDPENLLRNSFFQFQADRAIPDLEKQIKALLEERDSMVIEEEESLKKYYNLILQYKSLKKDIREIVFSPKYCLPFLLPNRAVCLDCANDDGEPQSFSIEDKDTWGVIMKFNRVKSLSEDDDNRRPEDANYTVDVLTRCLVSRDGAGKKKMRPVPYKERGEPVVVSVPLSQIKSLSSAIMNIPKDYLQLEARENALKKVSELLSRHPDGIPLDPEVDMKIRSSSYKKTVRRLEAVENLFEKYKIAKSPLIAEKLKVLHMKEELTAKIKSLKKAVRSSTALAFKDELKARKRVLRRLGYITSDGVVELKGKVACEISSAEELTLTELMFSGVFKEAKVEELVSLLSCFVWRERLPDAAKHREELDLLFIQLQDTARRVAEVQLDCKVDIDVESFVHSFRPDIMEAVYAWAKGSKFYEIMEIARVFEGSLIRAIRRMEEVLQQLIVAAKSIGETELEGKLEEAVSKIKRDIVFAASLYL, encoded by the exons ATGGGCTCGGTGAAGAGAAAATCAGTGGAGGAATCTTCAGATTGTGCTCCGCCGCAGAAGCTTCAGAGAGAAGATGATGATTCCACTCAGATCATCAACGAAGAGCTCGTGGGCTGCGTTCACGACGTCTCCTTCCCTGAAAACTACCTTCCTCCTGCTCCCTCCGCTCAAGGAGACAACAAGCCACCGGCCAAAGAGTTCCCTTTCACCCTCGACTCCTTCCAGTCTGAAGCTATCAAGTGTCTCGATAATGGCGAATCTGTCATG GTTTCAGCTCATACATCAGCTGGTAAAACAGTTGTGGCATCCTATGCTATCGCCATGTCTCTGAGGGAGAACCAGAGGGTTATTTACACCTCTCCTATAAAGGCATTGAGCAATCAGAAGTACAGAGATTTCAAAGAAGAGTTTTCTGACGTTGGTTTGATGACTGGGGATGTCACAATTGATCCTAACGCCTCTTGTCTG GTCATGACCACAGAGATCTTGCGTAGCATGCAGTATAAAGGGTCAGAGGTAATGAGGGAGGTGGCTTGGATTATTTTTGATGAGGTGCATTACATGCGTGATAGTGAAAGAGGTGTGGTTTGGGAAGAGAGTATTGTTATGGCTCCCAAGAATTCTCGTTTTGTGTTTCTCTCTGCAACTGTTCCTAATGCCAAGGAGTTTGCTGATTGGGTTGCAAAG GTTCACAAACAGCCATGCCATATTGTTTACACTGATTATCGTCCAACACCGCTTCAGCACTATGTATTCCCTGCCGGAGGAAGTGGGCTTTACTTGGTTGTGGATGAAAAGGCTACATTCCACGAGGATAGCTTCCAGAAGTCTCTTAACGCATTGGTTCCTGCTAATGATGCTGACAAGAAAAGAGAGAATGGAAAGTCTCATAAGGGGTTGATGCTTGGAAAACTTGGTGAAGAAAGTGATATCTTCAAATTGGTGAAGATGATTATTCAGCGGCAATATGATCCGGTGATTTTGTTTAGTTTCAGCAAAAAGGAATGTGAGGCACTTGCTATGCAG ATGTCTAAGATGGACTTAAACAGTGACGATGAGAAAGATTCCGTGGAGACAATCTTTACTAGTGCAATCGATATGCTTTCAGATGATGATAAGAAGCTACCTCAG GTTTCAAATATTTTACCTATCTTAAAACGTGGTATAGGCGTTCATCATTCGGGTCTGCTTCCTATCTTGAAAGAAGTGATTGAGATATTGTTTCAAGAAGGTCTGATTAAG TGTTTGTTTGCAACGGAGACATTTAGTATTGGATTGAACATGCCGGCAAAGACGGTTGTGTTCACAAATGTGCGCAAGTTCGATGGAGACAAGTTCCGGTGGTTATCTAGTGGTGAGTACATTCAGATGAGTGGTCGTGCTGGACGTCGAGGTATTGACAAACGAGGTATCTGCATCCTCATGGTTGATGAGAAGATGGAACCCGCGGTTGCTAAATCAATGCTCAAAGGCAGTGCTGATTCTTTGAACAG TGCCTTCCATTTGAGCTATAACATGCTTCTAAACCAGTTGCGGAGTGAAGATGGTGATCCTGAGAATCTTCTCCGCAACTCATTCTTTCAGTTTCAAGCTGACCGTGCTATCCCTGATCTCGAG AAGCAAATAAAAGCCCTCCTAGAAGAGAGAGACTCTATGGTGATTGAAGAAGAAGAAAGCTTGAAGAAATATTATAACTTGATTTTGCAATATAAGAGTCTGAAGAAGGATATACGTGAAATTGTGTTCTCTCCAAAGTACTGCTTACCCTTTTTGCTGCCAAACAGAGCTGTTTGTCTAGATTGCGCTAATGATGATGGAGAGCCACAATCATTCAGCATTGAAGATAAGGATACCTGGGGAGTGATAATGAAATTCAACAGAGTCAAAAGCTTATCTGAAG ATGATGATAATAGAAGACCAGAGGATGCAAACTACACCGTAGATGTACTGACTAGATGTTTGGTCAGCAGAGATGGTGCTGGCAAAAAGAAAATGAGGCCTGTGCCATATAAAGAACGTGGTGAGCCCGTTGTGGTCTCTGTTCCTTTATCTCAG ATTAAGAGTTTAAGCAGTGCAATCATGAATATACCGAAAGATTATTTACAACTTGAAGCTAGAGAGAATGCTCTGAAGAAGGTTTCCGAGTTGCTCTCTAGACATCCTGATGGAATACCCCTAGATCCTGAGGTTGATATGAAG ATTCGGAGCAGCTCATACAAAAAGACTGTTCGGCGATTGGAGGCTGTGGAAAACCTATTTGAAAAATACAAAATAGCAAAATCTCCCCTCATAGCAGAGAAGCTGAAAGTTCTACACATGAAGGAAGAACTAACAGCCAAGATCAAATCACTTAAGAAAGCTGTCCGATCCTCGACAGCGTTGGCGTTTAAAGATGAACTTAAGGCCAGAAAGCGTGTTTTACGAAGGCTAGG ATACATCACCAGCGATGGTGTTGTGGAGTTGAAGGGGAAGGTTGCATGTGAAATCAGTAGTGCAGAAGAGTTGACATTAACGGAGCTAATGTTCAGTGGTGTCTTCAAGGAAGCAAAGGTGGAGGAGTTGGTTTCTCTCCTCTCTTGCTTTGTGTGGCGAGAGAGGCTCCCTGACGCAGCCAAACACAGAGAAGAACTCGACTTGCTCTTCATACAGTTACAAGACACAGCCAGGCGTGTCGCTGAAGTTCAGCTCGACTGCAAG GTGGATATCGATGTGGAGAGTTTTGTGCACTCGTTCAGACCGGATATAATGGAGGCGGTGTATGCGTGGGCAAAAGGGTCCAAGTTTTACGAGATCATGGAGATTGCTCGTGTTTTCGAAGGGAGCTTGATCAGAGCGATAAGGAGAATGGAGGAAGTTCTGCAACAGCTCATAGTGGCTGCAAAATCCATTGGAGAAACAGAGCTTGAAGGTAAACTAGAAGAAGCTGTTTCCAAGATCAAGAGAGACATTGTTTTCGCAGCATCTCTCTACTTGTGA